Proteins encoded by one window of Planktothrix tepida PCC 9214:
- a CDS encoding ubiquinol-cytochrome c reductase iron-sulfur subunit, producing the protein MVLATFSLKDQQPANAADYKQLATVSQLKSSGKILIKSGVPTPVLLVLPNPQNATNVIAVNPTCTHQGCTVDWNSSQSSFVCPCHNSRFDQGGDVVRGPATAPLNTYDVKIDGDLILVAV; encoded by the coding sequence GTGGTACTTGCAACTTTTTCTCTAAAAGATCAGCAACCTGCTAATGCGGCTGACTATAAGCAACTTGCTACAGTCTCCCAATTAAAAAGTAGTGGCAAAATCTTGATCAAGTCAGGAGTCCCTACCCCTGTGTTGCTGGTGCTTCCTAATCCTCAAAATGCCACTAATGTGATCGCAGTTAATCCCACCTGTACACATCAAGGCTGTACTGTGGACTGGAATTCCAGTCAATCTAGCTTTGTTTGTCCTTGCCACAATTCTCGTTTTGATCAAGGTGGAGACGTGGTGCGAGGCCCTGCCACTGCACCCCTGAACACCTATGATGTTAAGATTGACGGCGATCTGATTTTGGTGGCCGTTTAA